Part of the Candidatus Brocadia sinica JPN1 genome, CACAGATGGTTCATATTTTTTATCTGTGTAATCTGCGAAATCTGTGGTTCCAGATGTTTCTTATCGGTCAGAGATAATCCATTGCTAGAGTTTATAGCCGATTTTACGAAGGAATTGCTTGCGGTTTTGGATGTCTTTTTCACCCTCAACTGCCTTTGGACTATACCCGTCAATAACACCCAGTATACCTCTTCCCAGTTCGGTTTCCGCTACAATAACTTGCACAGGATTTGCGGTCGCACAAAAGATGGAGCATACTTCAGGACAAGCCTTAATAGCATTCAGCACATTCACCGGAAATGCCTCTTTGATGAGAATGACAAAGGTATGGCCAGCGGCAATATTCCGGGCGTTTTGAATAGCAATCTCTTTGAGAGCATTATCGTTCCCTTCTGCCCTGATTAGGCATGGGCCAGAGGCTTCACAGAAGGCGACACCAAACTTAATGCCGGGTACGGAATTAACCATGACCTCATATAAGTCTTCCGCCGTTTTAATAAAATGAGTGTGCCCAATAATTACATTGGATCCTTCAGGGATTTTCATTATAACGGTCTTAATTTCTATCATGATTTATTTCAACTCTATAATGTTGACTTTTCCGAAACTGTCAAGGGGTTTATCGAACTTTTCCTTATCACCAACCACGAGAATTTTGATCTCGTCCGGATGCAGATATTTCCTGGCAACCCGCTGAACGTCTTCCTGGGTAACTGACTGCACTTTATCCAGATACGTCTCGAAATAATTCAACGGTAAATCCTCGTACTCAATATCGACCTTTTGTGCCACGATACTTGCGCTGGTCATAAACCGGAAGACGAACTGGTTCATAAAGGTTTCTTTCGCCAGCGCCAATTCCTCTTTATCAATTGGCGCCTTCCGAATTTTATCAATTTCTTCAAGCGCAATCGAAATGGCGCGGT contains:
- a CDS encoding adenosine-specific kinase — encoded protein: MEIKTVIMKIPEGSNVIIGHTHFIKTAEDLYEVMVNSVPGIKFGVAFCEASGPCLIRAEGNDNALKEIAIQNARNIAAGHTFVILIKEAFPVNVLNAIKACPEVCSIFCATANPVQVIVAETELGRGILGVIDGYSPKAVEGEKDIQNRKQFLRKIGYKL